Proteins encoded together in one Leptidea sinapis chromosome 45, ilLepSina1.1, whole genome shotgun sequence window:
- the LOC126977473 gene encoding polypeptide N-acetylgalactosaminyltransferase 3-like isoform X1, whose translation MINKQLWSLFCRGRRKKITSLIFILIILINAMFYVSLLLYNSIQKNKTKPWYESLQYDKDSYVDNSGMRVVVGHYVGGNSGGNLSQEVVHSNNYAPVDGAGEGGRPVQLSQREIITARELYPLHSYNILVSDKISINRSLPDMRSESCRNVQYIIENLPTASVIIVFHNEAWSTLMRTVMSVILRSPVVLLKQIILVDDASDRKYLGKELEEGIRKLNKVQILRSANRTGLVGARLMGAREATGDVLVFLDAHCEVTNGWLEPLLDRAGSDDVFICPHIDLLSDDTLAYTKSIDAHWGAFSWRLHFRWLMPSTEVMQTKTNHPSRPYPTPAMAGGLFAVRKSLFWRLGSYDEGMVIWGAENLELSWRAWQCGARVEITPCSRVGHIFRRHSPYKYPGGVAKVLNSNLARAAIVWMDEWADFFFKFNPSVAAIRDQQSVSDRMELRNRLQCKSFKWYLENVWSQHFFPTDDRWFGRIRSEKGSCLGVSSGTPGLGGPAAGISCGSDLDLERLLVYTMDGRIMADEGLCLQQGNGRAVWKTCNESKKQVWNQKGPRLKTPDGLCLTQLISTSTNGVGDPLTAKRCVSDMGQIWHFERVPWR comes from the exons ATGATTAACAAA cagTTATGGAGTTTGTTTTGCAGAGGccgaagaaaaaaaataactagTCTGATCTTCATTTTAATCATTCTCATAAATGCTATGTTTTATGTcagtttacttttatataattcaatacaaaaaaataagacCAAACCTTGGTATGAaag cTTGCAGTATGATAAAGACTCATATGTGGATAACAGTGGAATGAGAGTGGTTGTGGGTCATTATGTTGGAGGGAATTCAGGAGGAAATCTATCTCAAG AAGTGGTACATAGTAATAATTATGCACCGGTTGACGGAGCTGGTGAGGGTGGAAGGCCAGTGCAGCTATCTCAGCGTGAAATAATAACAGCAAGAGAATTATATCCTTTACACTCTTATAATATTCTTGTAAGTGACAAAATATCTATCAACAGGAGTCTTCCAGATATGAGGAGTGagag TTGCAGAAATGTGCAATATATCATTGAAAACTTGCCGACCGCAAGTGTAATAATAGTCTTCCATAACGAGGCCTGGTCCACACTGATGAGAACTGTGATGTCGGTTATTTTGAGGTCTCCTGTAGTTCTATTAAAACAA ATTATATTAGTGGATGACGCGAGTGATAGAAAGTATTTAGGTAAAGAATTAGAGGAGGGTATTCGTAAATTAAACAAAGTACAAATTCTTAGAAGTGCAAATCGAACGGGTTTGGTTGGAGCTCGACTCATGGGAGCGAGGGAAGCGACAGGAGATGTACTCGTCTTTCTTGATGCTCATTGCGAG GTAACGAATGGTTGGCTGGAGCCACTTTTAGATCGCGCAGGAAGCGACGATGTATTTATATGTCCACATATAGATCTGTTATCTGATGACACATTAGCATATACAAAAAGCATTGATGCTCACTGGGGCGCTTTTAGTTGGCGTCTCCATTTCCGCTGGTTAATGCCCAGCACCGAAGTAATGCAAACAAAGACCAATCATCCATCTAGACCTTATCCAACACCTGCAATGGCAGGAGGGCTATTTGCTGTTAGGAAAAGTTTATTTTGGCGATTGGGCAGCTACGATGAAGGCATGGTGATATGGGGCGCGGAGAACTTGGAACTTTCATGGCGTGCTTGGCAGTGTGGGGCAAGAGTTGAAATAACACCATGTTCTCGTGTGGGCCATATATTTAGAAGGCACAGCCCATACAAGTATCCTGGAGGAGTTGCGAAAGTCCTGAACTCAAATCTTGCCAGAGCTGCGATAGTGTGGATGGACGAATGGGCGGATTTCTTCTTCAAATTCAATCCGTCTGTTGCGGCGATTCGCGACCAACAAAGTGTATCGGATAGGATGGAGCTCAGGAATCGGCTGCAGTGTAAAAGTTTTAAGTGGTACTTAGAGAACGTTTGGTCGCAACATTTCTTCCCAACTGACGATAGATGGTTTGGGAGAATTCGTAGCGAAAAGGGTAGCTGTTTAGGAGTTAGTTCGGGAACACCTGGTCTTGGGGGACCTGCTGCTGGTATCAGCTGTGGAAGTGATCTTGACTTGGAGAGACTGCTTGTGTATACAATGGATGGGAGAATAATGGCTGATGAAGGCCTTTGCCTGCAGCAAGGTAACGGAAGAGCTGTCTGGAAGACATGCAATGAAAGTAAGAAACAAGTATGGAACCAGAAAGGTCCCCGATTAAAAACTCCAGACGGCCTATGTCTAACGCAGTTGATTAGTACCAGTACTAATGGCGTTGGTGATCCACTGACAGCTAAGCGGTGCGTTAGTGACATGGGCCAGATATGGCACTTTGAACGCGTGCCTTGGAGATAA
- the LOC126977473 gene encoding polypeptide N-acetylgalactosaminyltransferase 3-like isoform X2: protein MINKLWSLFCRGRRKKITSLIFILIILINAMFYVSLLLYNSIQKNKTKPWYESLQYDKDSYVDNSGMRVVVGHYVGGNSGGNLSQEVVHSNNYAPVDGAGEGGRPVQLSQREIITARELYPLHSYNILVSDKISINRSLPDMRSESCRNVQYIIENLPTASVIIVFHNEAWSTLMRTVMSVILRSPVVLLKQIILVDDASDRKYLGKELEEGIRKLNKVQILRSANRTGLVGARLMGAREATGDVLVFLDAHCEVTNGWLEPLLDRAGSDDVFICPHIDLLSDDTLAYTKSIDAHWGAFSWRLHFRWLMPSTEVMQTKTNHPSRPYPTPAMAGGLFAVRKSLFWRLGSYDEGMVIWGAENLELSWRAWQCGARVEITPCSRVGHIFRRHSPYKYPGGVAKVLNSNLARAAIVWMDEWADFFFKFNPSVAAIRDQQSVSDRMELRNRLQCKSFKWYLENVWSQHFFPTDDRWFGRIRSEKGSCLGVSSGTPGLGGPAAGISCGSDLDLERLLVYTMDGRIMADEGLCLQQGNGRAVWKTCNESKKQVWNQKGPRLKTPDGLCLTQLISTSTNGVGDPLTAKRCVSDMGQIWHFERVPWR from the exons ATGATTAACAAA TTATGGAGTTTGTTTTGCAGAGGccgaagaaaaaaaataactagTCTGATCTTCATTTTAATCATTCTCATAAATGCTATGTTTTATGTcagtttacttttatataattcaatacaaaaaaataagacCAAACCTTGGTATGAaag cTTGCAGTATGATAAAGACTCATATGTGGATAACAGTGGAATGAGAGTGGTTGTGGGTCATTATGTTGGAGGGAATTCAGGAGGAAATCTATCTCAAG AAGTGGTACATAGTAATAATTATGCACCGGTTGACGGAGCTGGTGAGGGTGGAAGGCCAGTGCAGCTATCTCAGCGTGAAATAATAACAGCAAGAGAATTATATCCTTTACACTCTTATAATATTCTTGTAAGTGACAAAATATCTATCAACAGGAGTCTTCCAGATATGAGGAGTGagag TTGCAGAAATGTGCAATATATCATTGAAAACTTGCCGACCGCAAGTGTAATAATAGTCTTCCATAACGAGGCCTGGTCCACACTGATGAGAACTGTGATGTCGGTTATTTTGAGGTCTCCTGTAGTTCTATTAAAACAA ATTATATTAGTGGATGACGCGAGTGATAGAAAGTATTTAGGTAAAGAATTAGAGGAGGGTATTCGTAAATTAAACAAAGTACAAATTCTTAGAAGTGCAAATCGAACGGGTTTGGTTGGAGCTCGACTCATGGGAGCGAGGGAAGCGACAGGAGATGTACTCGTCTTTCTTGATGCTCATTGCGAG GTAACGAATGGTTGGCTGGAGCCACTTTTAGATCGCGCAGGAAGCGACGATGTATTTATATGTCCACATATAGATCTGTTATCTGATGACACATTAGCATATACAAAAAGCATTGATGCTCACTGGGGCGCTTTTAGTTGGCGTCTCCATTTCCGCTGGTTAATGCCCAGCACCGAAGTAATGCAAACAAAGACCAATCATCCATCTAGACCTTATCCAACACCTGCAATGGCAGGAGGGCTATTTGCTGTTAGGAAAAGTTTATTTTGGCGATTGGGCAGCTACGATGAAGGCATGGTGATATGGGGCGCGGAGAACTTGGAACTTTCATGGCGTGCTTGGCAGTGTGGGGCAAGAGTTGAAATAACACCATGTTCTCGTGTGGGCCATATATTTAGAAGGCACAGCCCATACAAGTATCCTGGAGGAGTTGCGAAAGTCCTGAACTCAAATCTTGCCAGAGCTGCGATAGTGTGGATGGACGAATGGGCGGATTTCTTCTTCAAATTCAATCCGTCTGTTGCGGCGATTCGCGACCAACAAAGTGTATCGGATAGGATGGAGCTCAGGAATCGGCTGCAGTGTAAAAGTTTTAAGTGGTACTTAGAGAACGTTTGGTCGCAACATTTCTTCCCAACTGACGATAGATGGTTTGGGAGAATTCGTAGCGAAAAGGGTAGCTGTTTAGGAGTTAGTTCGGGAACACCTGGTCTTGGGGGACCTGCTGCTGGTATCAGCTGTGGAAGTGATCTTGACTTGGAGAGACTGCTTGTGTATACAATGGATGGGAGAATAATGGCTGATGAAGGCCTTTGCCTGCAGCAAGGTAACGGAAGAGCTGTCTGGAAGACATGCAATGAAAGTAAGAAACAAGTATGGAACCAGAAAGGTCCCCGATTAAAAACTCCAGACGGCCTATGTCTAACGCAGTTGATTAGTACCAGTACTAATGGCGTTGGTGATCCACTGACAGCTAAGCGGTGCGTTAGTGACATGGGCCAGATATGGCACTTTGAACGCGTGCCTTGGAGATAA